The Streptomyces sp. HUAS CB01 genome has a segment encoding these proteins:
- the pstC gene encoding phosphate ABC transporter permease subunit PstC has translation MATTIQTDAPPPPGPAAAAPKPKTRPGDRVFLGLSRGSGIALLMIMAAIAGFLSYRAFLAISKDQGNFLTTFEWNPAGDPPVFGIAVLAFGTIVSSVIAMAIAVPVAVGIALFISHYAPRRLAAPLAYIVDLLAAVPSIIYGLWGAIFLVPYLDGLNQWLDEYMGWTYIFDKAGDGPARNLFTVGILLAIMILPIITNVTREVFLQVPKMHEEAALALGATRWEVIRMSVLPFGRSGIISASMLGLGRALGETMAVAVVLSPSFLISGHLLDPGGGTFAQNIASKFNEANEFGRDALIASGLVLFVITLLVNGAARWIIARRKEYSGANA, from the coding sequence ATGGCAACCACCATTCAGACCGACGCGCCGCCTCCACCGGGGCCGGCCGCAGCAGCGCCCAAGCCCAAGACCCGCCCGGGAGACCGTGTCTTCCTGGGCCTGTCCCGTGGTTCCGGCATCGCCCTGCTGATGATCATGGCCGCGATCGCGGGCTTCCTCAGCTACCGTGCCTTTCTCGCCATCTCGAAGGACCAAGGGAACTTCCTCACCACCTTCGAGTGGAACCCGGCCGGCGACCCGCCGGTCTTCGGCATCGCCGTCCTGGCCTTCGGCACGATCGTCTCCTCGGTCATCGCCATGGCCATCGCCGTGCCCGTCGCCGTCGGCATCGCGCTGTTCATCTCGCACTACGCGCCGCGCAGGCTCGCAGCGCCGCTCGCCTACATCGTGGACCTGCTCGCGGCCGTCCCGAGCATCATCTACGGCCTCTGGGGCGCGATCTTCCTCGTCCCCTACCTCGACGGCCTCAACCAGTGGCTCGACGAGTACATGGGCTGGACGTACATCTTCGACAAGGCCGGCGACGGCCCCGCGCGCAATCTGTTCACCGTCGGCATCCTGCTGGCGATCATGATCCTTCCGATCATCACCAACGTCACCCGTGAGGTCTTCCTCCAGGTCCCGAAGATGCACGAGGAGGCGGCGCTCGCCCTCGGTGCCACCCGCTGGGAGGTCATCCGCATGTCGGTGCTCCCCTTCGGCCGCTCCGGCATCATCAGCGCCTCCATGCTCGGCCTGGGCCGTGCGCTCGGCGAGACCATGGCCGTCGCCGTGGTCCTCTCCCCGAGCTTCCTGATCTCCGGCCACCTGCTCGACCCGGGCGGCGGCACCTTCGCCCAGAACATCGCCTCGAAGTTCAACGAGGCCAACGAGTTCGGCCGCGACGCCCTGATCGCCTCCGGCCTGGTTCTCTTCGTCATCACCCTGCTGGTCAACGGCGCGGCCCGGTGGATCATCGCCCGTCGCAAGGAGTACTCGGGGGCCAACGCATGA
- a CDS encoding inorganic phosphate transporter, whose amino-acid sequence MDTFALVATIGVALFFTYTNGFHDSANAIATSVSTRALTPRAALAMAAVMNLAGAFLGSGVAKTVSEGLIETPKGDRGMGILFAALVGAIIWNLVTWYFGLPSSSSHALFGGMVGAALAGGTEVIWGGVLDKVVIPMFVSPVVGLVVGYLVMTAIMWIFRRANPAKAKRGFRIAQTVSAAGMALGHGLQDAQKTMGIVVMALVIADVEDYGDPIPVWVKVVCAVMLSLGTYAGGWRIMRTLGRKIIELDPPQGFAAETTGASIMFGSAFLFHAPISTTHVITSAIMGVGATKRVNAVRWGVAKNIVMGWFITMPAAAFVAALSFWIVNLAFG is encoded by the coding sequence GTGGACACCTTTGCGCTGGTCGCGACCATCGGGGTCGCGCTCTTCTTCACGTACACCAACGGCTTCCACGACTCCGCGAACGCGATCGCCACGTCCGTGTCGACGCGCGCCCTGACGCCGCGTGCCGCGCTGGCGATGGCCGCGGTGATGAACCTCGCGGGCGCGTTCCTCGGCAGCGGGGTCGCCAAGACCGTGAGCGAGGGTCTGATCGAGACGCCCAAGGGCGACCGGGGCATGGGCATCCTGTTCGCGGCGCTGGTCGGCGCGATCATCTGGAACCTGGTCACCTGGTACTTCGGTCTGCCCTCGTCGTCCTCGCACGCCCTCTTCGGAGGCATGGTGGGTGCGGCGCTGGCCGGCGGCACCGAGGTCATCTGGGGCGGGGTGCTCGACAAGGTCGTCATCCCGATGTTCGTCTCGCCCGTGGTCGGCCTGGTCGTCGGCTACCTGGTGATGACCGCGATCATGTGGATCTTCCGCCGGGCCAACCCGGCGAAGGCGAAGCGCGGCTTCCGTATCGCCCAGACCGTGTCCGCGGCGGGCATGGCCCTCGGCCACGGCCTCCAGGACGCGCAGAAGACCATGGGCATCGTGGTGATGGCGCTGGTCATCGCCGATGTCGAGGACTACGGCGACCCCATTCCGGTGTGGGTGAAGGTCGTCTGCGCGGTGATGCTGTCGCTCGGTACGTACGCGGGTGGCTGGCGCATCATGCGGACCCTCGGCCGCAAGATCATCGAGCTGGACCCGCCGCAGGGGTTCGCGGCGGAGACGACCGGTGCGTCGATCATGTTCGGTTCGGCGTTCCTCTTCCACGCGCCGATCTCCACCACGCATGTGATCACCTCGGCGATCATGGGTGTCGGGGCGACGAAGCGGGTGAACGCGGTGCGGTGGGGCGTCGCGAAGAACATCGTGATGGGGTGGTTCATCACGATGCCGGCCGCGGCGTTCGTCGCGGCGCTGAGCTTCTGGATCGTGAACCTGGCCTTCGGCTAG
- a CDS encoding NUDIX hydrolase, with amino-acid sequence MNTAPDGTVLAAGCVLWRRSPRTAGAIEICLVHRPRYDDWSHPKGKLKRGERALDGALREVREETGHQGVPGPVLPTVRYLVAGRPKQVSYWAAEALSPGDFTPGREVDRIAWLTPAAARRRITEPRDRTLVDALLKALGTR; translated from the coding sequence GTGAACACCGCCCCCGACGGCACCGTCCTCGCGGCAGGCTGCGTCCTGTGGCGCCGCTCCCCGCGGACGGCCGGGGCGATCGAGATCTGCCTGGTCCACCGCCCCAGGTACGACGACTGGTCGCACCCCAAGGGCAAGCTCAAGCGGGGCGAGCGCGCGCTGGACGGGGCGCTGCGCGAGGTCCGCGAGGAGACCGGCCACCAGGGGGTGCCGGGCCCGGTCCTGCCGACCGTCCGCTACCTCGTCGCGGGCCGGCCCAAGCAGGTCAGCTACTGGGCCGCCGAAGCCCTCTCGCCGGGTGACTTCACCCCCGGGCGCGAGGTCGACCGCATCGCCTGGCTGACCCCGGCCGCTGCCCGCCGCCGGATCACCGAACCGCGGGACCGGACGCTCGTCGACGCCCTCCTCAAGGCCCTCGGCACCCGCTGA
- the pstB gene encoding phosphate ABC transporter ATP-binding protein PstB: MAKRIDISGLSAFYGSHKAIEDISMTVEPRSVTAFIGPSGCGKSTFLRTLNRMHEVTPGGRVEGKVMLDDENLYGKDVDPVAVRRTVGMVFQRPNPFPTMSIFDNVAAGLRLNGSYKKNQLNDIVERSLRGANLWNEVKDRLNKPGSGLSGGQQQRLCIARAIAVEPDVLLMDEPCSALDPISTLAIEDLIGELKERFTIVIVTHNMQQAARVSDRTAFFNLAAVGQPGKLIEIDETERIFSNPSVQATEDYISGRFG, translated from the coding sequence ATGGCCAAGCGAATCGACATCAGCGGACTGTCCGCCTTCTACGGCTCCCACAAGGCGATCGAGGACATCTCGATGACCGTGGAGCCCCGCTCCGTGACGGCCTTCATCGGCCCGTCCGGCTGCGGCAAGTCGACGTTCCTGCGCACCCTGAACCGTATGCACGAGGTCACCCCCGGCGGCCGCGTCGAGGGCAAGGTGATGCTGGACGACGAGAACCTGTACGGCAAGGACGTCGACCCCGTCGCCGTGCGGCGCACGGTCGGCATGGTGTTCCAGCGCCCCAACCCGTTCCCCACCATGTCGATCTTCGACAACGTGGCGGCGGGCCTGCGGCTGAACGGCTCGTACAAGAAGAACCAGCTCAACGACATCGTCGAGCGCTCCCTCCGGGGCGCGAACCTCTGGAACGAGGTCAAGGACCGCCTCAACAAGCCCGGCTCGGGTCTGTCCGGCGGCCAGCAGCAGCGTCTGTGCATCGCCCGCGCGATCGCGGTCGAGCCGGACGTCCTGCTGATGGACGAGCCCTGCTCGGCGCTGGACCCGATCTCCACGCTGGCGATCGAGGACCTGATCGGCGAGCTGAAGGAGCGCTTCACGATCGTCATCGTGACGCACAACATGCAGCAGGCGGCGCGCGTCTCCGACCGCACGGCGTTCTTCAACCTCGCGGCGGTCGGGCAGCCCGGCAAGCTCATCGAGATAGACGAGACGGAGCGGATCTTCTCCAACCCGTCCGTCCAGGCGACCGAGGACTACATCTCGGGCCGCTTCGGCTGA
- the pstS gene encoding phosphate ABC transporter substrate-binding protein PstS, with translation MKLQRKNGLRATALGALAVSGALVLTACGSDDNTGGTGGTGEKTSAASNIKCDDAKGQLLAAGSTAQKNAMDLWVKNFQAACSGVEVNYQAIGSGGGITKFTQGQVAFAGSDSALKPEEVEESKKVCKTGQGINLPMVGGPVAIGYNLSGVDNLVLDAPTLAKIFDTKIKKWNDPAIAKLNPDVKLPGTTIQAFHRSDESGTTQNLHKYLSEAAPADWKHDPKSKSWEAPGGQAASGSSGVASSVKGTEGAIGYFELSYATAQKISTVKLSTGASAPVEATTENASKAIAAAKVKGTGNDLALSLDYKTQVDGAYPIILVTYEIACDKGNKAETLPALKAFLNYTVSDEGQKVLSDAGYAPLPTEIAAKVREIVPTLS, from the coding sequence GTGAAGCTTCAGCGCAAGAACGGGCTTCGCGCCACCGCGCTCGGTGCCCTCGCCGTGTCCGGCGCCCTGGTCCTCACGGCGTGTGGTTCGGACGACAACACCGGCGGCACCGGCGGCACCGGCGAGAAGACGAGCGCCGCGTCGAACATCAAGTGCGACGACGCCAAGGGCCAGCTCCTGGCGGCGGGGTCGACCGCACAGAAGAACGCCATGGACCTCTGGGTGAAGAACTTCCAGGCAGCCTGCTCCGGGGTCGAGGTCAATTACCAGGCCATCGGCTCCGGCGGTGGCATCACCAAGTTCACCCAGGGCCAGGTGGCCTTCGCCGGATCCGACTCCGCGCTGAAGCCCGAGGAGGTCGAGGAGTCCAAGAAGGTCTGCAAGACGGGCCAGGGCATCAACCTGCCGATGGTGGGCGGCCCGGTGGCCATCGGCTACAACCTCAGCGGCGTGGACAACCTCGTCCTCGACGCCCCCACCCTGGCCAAGATCTTCGACACGAAGATCAAGAAGTGGAACGACCCGGCGATCGCCAAGCTCAACCCGGACGTCAAGCTCCCCGGCACCACGATCCAGGCGTTCCACCGCTCGGACGAGTCCGGCACCACCCAGAACCTGCACAAGTACCTCAGCGAGGCCGCCCCGGCCGACTGGAAGCACGACCCGAAGTCGAAGTCGTGGGAGGCCCCCGGCGGCCAGGCCGCCAGCGGCTCCTCCGGCGTGGCTTCCTCCGTCAAGGGCACCGAGGGCGCGATCGGCTACTTCGAACTGTCCTACGCGACCGCTCAGAAGATCAGCACGGTCAAGCTCAGCACCGGCGCCTCCGCCCCGGTCGAGGCCACCACCGAGAACGCCTCGAAGGCCATCGCCGCCGCCAAGGTCAAGGGCACCGGGAACGACCTCGCCCTCAGCCTCGACTACAAGACCCAGGTCGACGGCGCCTACCCGATCATCCTGGTCACGTACGAGATCGCCTGCGACAAGGGCAACAAGGCGGAGACCCTGCCCGCGCTGAAGGCGTTCCTGAACTACACCGTCAGCGACGAGGGCCAGAAGGTCCTCTCGGACGCCGGCTACGCGCCGCTGCCGACCGAGATCGCGGCCAAGGTCCGCGAGATCGTCCCCACCCTGTCCTGA
- a CDS encoding CHAD domain-containing protein, which yields MHNHDLPLAPRGAGADQVLAGYLRQQAGDFLRSLRLHGESGADTRSAAEAARALRRSAHRIRGTLHTFRPLLDPAWADQLRTELAWLSGILAEEHACTARLARLLDALARLSGTPPVPSARAADGDAGPGAPADRPPTAERPGRGALTVGGARAGALLERQLTLGRTRAHSAALQALGSSRFHAVADAVALLASEVPLAPATGAPGAALAAHAEVAERRLADAVAALPLTRAAHPYNAEALVHGLATASAGEAQDAPWHQVRHLLRLHRYAQEVLHSGGGPDPRLTAAGRTLDRHRDAAEAATAAASAARTPRIAPATAYALGVLHADQRHEVEAARFAFQRTWQETPPGPDGPRDEHALAAP from the coding sequence GTGCACAACCATGACCTTCCCCTGGCGCCGCGGGGGGCGGGCGCCGACCAGGTCCTGGCCGGGTATCTGCGGCAACAGGCCGGCGACTTCCTCCGCAGTCTGCGACTGCACGGCGAGAGCGGTGCGGACACGCGGAGTGCGGCGGAGGCCGCCCGGGCCCTGCGGCGGTCCGCCCACCGCATCCGCGGCACGCTCCACACCTTCCGTCCCCTGCTGGACCCGGCCTGGGCCGACCAGCTGCGCACCGAGCTCGCCTGGCTCTCCGGCATCCTCGCCGAGGAACACGCCTGCACGGCCCGGCTGGCCCGGCTGCTCGACGCCCTGGCCCGGCTCTCGGGCACCCCGCCGGTACCGTCGGCCCGGGCCGCGGACGGCGACGCCGGACCGGGCGCACCGGCCGACCGGCCGCCCACCGCCGAGCGGCCCGGCCGCGGGGCGCTCACCGTGGGCGGCGCCCGCGCCGGGGCGCTGCTGGAACGGCAGCTGACCCTCGGCCGTACCCGGGCCCACTCCGCCGCCCTCCAGGCACTCGGCTCCTCGCGGTTCCACGCGGTCGCGGACGCCGTCGCCCTGCTCGCCTCCGAGGTGCCGCTGGCCCCGGCCACCGGGGCGCCGGGCGCGGCCCTCGCCGCGCACGCGGAGGTCGCCGAGCGCAGGCTGGCCGACGCGGTCGCCGCACTGCCGCTGACCCGCGCGGCCCACCCGTACAACGCGGAAGCCCTGGTCCACGGCCTCGCCACCGCCTCCGCGGGCGAGGCCCAGGACGCTCCCTGGCACCAGGTGCGCCACCTGCTGCGGCTCCACCGCTACGCCCAGGAGGTCCTGCACTCCGGGGGCGGCCCCGACCCGCGGCTCACCGCGGCCGGCCGCACCCTGGACCGGCACCGCGACGCCGCCGAGGCGGCCACGGCCGCCGCCTCCGCGGCCCGCACGCCCCGCATCGCGCCGGCCACGGCGTACGCCCTCGGTGTGCTCCACGCCGACCAGCGCCACGAGGTCGAGGCCGCGCGCTTCGCCTTCCAGCGGACGTGGCAGGAAACGCCCCCCGGACCGGACGGGCCCCGCGACGAGCACGCGCTGGCCGCGCCGTGA
- the pstA gene encoding phosphate ABC transporter permease PstA — MSHVVQDQRPVTTVRVNHLSHARLPRWAQPAIAAGAVAAGIGLGTVAGWQSRTQWGMLAALLFVLASYLITAKVEGKRQARDRVATSIVWVAFVLAVVPLVSLSWVTISKGLEVLDPYFLSHSMNAVLDAETGGGVYHALLGTIEQVLIATLIAAPVGLLTAVYLVEYGGGRLAKAVTFFVDVMTGIPSIVAGLFVLATWNLILGFGPSGFAGALALAILMMPVVVRSTEEMLKLVPNELREASLALGVPKWRTILKVVIPTAIGGITTGVMLAVARITGETAPVLLLVFGTKLINPNPFEGAQASLPLYVYEQYAVGTDASISRAWAAALVLIAFVMILNLVARGIARWKAPKTGR; from the coding sequence ATGAGCCACGTCGTCCAGGATCAGCGGCCGGTCACCACCGTGCGCGTCAACCACCTCTCCCACGCCCGGCTTCCCCGCTGGGCGCAGCCGGCCATCGCCGCCGGCGCCGTTGCCGCGGGCATCGGCCTCGGTACGGTCGCGGGCTGGCAGAGCCGAACCCAGTGGGGCATGCTGGCCGCCCTGCTCTTCGTGCTCGCCAGCTACCTGATCACCGCGAAGGTGGAAGGCAAGCGCCAGGCCAGGGACCGGGTCGCCACCAGCATCGTCTGGGTCGCCTTCGTCCTCGCCGTCGTCCCTCTCGTCTCCCTGTCATGGGTCACGATCAGCAAAGGCCTGGAAGTCCTCGACCCGTACTTCCTCAGCCACTCCATGAACGCGGTCCTCGACGCCGAGACCGGCGGCGGGGTGTACCACGCCCTGCTCGGCACGATCGAGCAGGTCCTCATCGCCACGCTGATCGCCGCCCCGGTGGGTTTGCTCACCGCGGTCTACCTCGTCGAGTACGGCGGTGGAAGGCTGGCCAAGGCCGTCACCTTCTTCGTCGACGTCATGACGGGCATCCCGTCCATCGTCGCGGGCCTGTTCGTCCTGGCCACATGGAATCTGATATTGGGCTTCGGGCCCTCCGGGTTCGCAGGCGCGCTCGCGCTCGCCATCCTGATGATGCCGGTCGTCGTCCGCTCCACCGAGGAGATGCTCAAGCTCGTCCCGAACGAGCTGCGCGAGGCCTCGCTCGCGCTCGGCGTCCCCAAGTGGCGGACGATCCTCAAGGTGGTCATCCCCACCGCGATCGGCGGCATCACCACGGGCGTCATGCTCGCGGTGGCCCGCATCACCGGTGAGACGGCTCCCGTGCTGCTGCTCGTCTTCGGCACGAAGCTGATCAACCCGAACCCCTTCGAAGGCGCCCAGGCGTCCCTGCCGCTGTACGTGTACGAGCAGTACGCCGTCGGCACGGACGCCTCCATCTCCCGCGCCTGGGCCGCCGCCCTGGTACTGATCGCCTTCGTCATGATCCTCAACCTGGTGGCCCGCGGCATCGCCCGCTGGAAGGCCCCGAAGACCGGCCGCTGA